In Oscillospiraceae bacterium, the DNA window ACGGCTTTTCATAATGTTCTCTCTTGCGAACTTCGGCCAGGACGCCGTCTCTGGCACACTGGCGCTTGAACTTTTTCAAAGCGTTATCGATCGACTCGTTTTTGACATGAACTTCGGCCATTTGTTATCCCTCCCTTTGCCTTGTAAGCAGGAGTTATGTGGTCAGTATATCATAGCCCTCCATCTTTGTCAACCGCCCGTGCAAATTTTTGTTGACTTTAAAGCCTTTGATGTTATACTTTGCGTACTGGGGGTTTTCATCGAATGCACCTGATTAAATCGAAACATTTTTATCGGAATATGCTGTTGATTGCGGTTCCGATCGCACTGCAGAATCTGATCTCGTTTGCGACCGGAATGATGGATACAATCATGCTTGGGCTCGCTGAAAACGGTGAATCAATGCTCTCTGCGGCGTCACTCGGCGGTCAGCCGATGTTTATATTATACGTCCTCGGGTTTGGGATGTCCGGCGGTGCTTCGGTGCTGGTGGCTCAGTATTGGGGCAAACGGGATATGGAGTCGATCCGTCGGATTTTTGCGATGATGATTAAATTTGCGGCGGTAGTTTCAGTGCTTTTTGCCGTATTATCGCTGTCGATACCGCGTCAAATCATGCTGCTTTATTCCGACAATCCCGAGATTGTCGGAATGGGCGCGCAGTATCTTGGAATCATGGGGTTCGCCTGCCTGACCTTCGACGTCAGTTCAATGCTGATCTGTCTGTTTCGGGCGGTGGAATCGGTGAAGATCTCGGTGGGGATCAATCTTGTTTCGTTTGCTTTAAACGTATTTTTGAACTGGGTGCTGATCTTCGGGAATCTCGGCTTTCCGGCGCTGGGCATCCGGGGCGCCGCCATCGCCACACTGATTGCCCGCGTTTCGGAATTTGTCATCATCATGATCTACCTGTTCTGCTTTGATAAAAAGCTGGGATTTAAATTGCGCGACCTCAAACTGTTTGACAAGCTGCTGGCAAAGGATTTGATTCACTACGGTACGCCGGTACTGCTGAATGAGGGACTTTGGGCCATCGGTATCTCGGTGCAGGCCTCGATTATGGGGCATATCGACTATGCCGAAGGTGATCCGGTTGCAGCCAACTCGATTGCAAGTATGCTCCAGCAGCTGGCCTGTCTTGTCATTTTCGGCATTGCAAATGCGGCAGCGGTCATTACCGGACGCACGATCGGCGAGGAGGACCACAAAAAGGCACGCGAACAGGCGACGACTTTCCGGCTGCTCTCCTACGGCATCGGCGCGGTGTCGTTTGCAATGATCTTCTTTATGCGCGACCTTGCGGTCGGATTTTACAATATCGACGAAGCGACCAAAGAACTGGCGCGGCAGATGATTACCGTAATTGCCGTCATCACCTTTTTTGTCTCGATTGTGGGTATCTGCCTGATCGGGATTCTGCGCGGCGGGGGCGACACTCGGTTTTGTATGTATTTGGAGATCGGGGCGCTGTGGTTTCTCGGTGTGCCGCTCGGTTATCTGGCGGCGGCGGTTTTACGGCTGCCGGTGCCGTTTGTGCTGGCTGCAATGAAGGTGGACGAGCCCACCAAGGCGTTTGCCTGCATTTTTCGAGTCAGAAGCGGAAAATGGCTCAGAACCGTCACACGCTAAATCGCGTTTTCTGAAATCGTTCAGGTATCGTCGGACAAGCGGCGGCATATAATATTCGGGTGGCAGCGGCAGAAGATCTCACAGATTTTTTCGGCTTCCTCGTCCTCACAGACGGCGATGATTTTTGTAAAAGAGCCTCGTGACGCCTGCAAAGTGCTCCGCAGCAGGCATTCGGCGTTATCGCCGGTGAGAAGCAATTCGATCTCCCGATTTTTCGGGGAACGGTACGTGATTTGGAGCAGGACAGCATTGACCACACAGCAAATCCCGAGTGCCGCCAATACCAGGATCAGCCATAATTCCCAGCCGCTCATCGGTAAAGCGGGGGCATGTTCAACGGATTGACGCCGTTGTCGCAGCAATCTCTGTCGTCACAGCGATTCGGTTGTTTCAAGAAGCAGTCACGGATGCAAAAACGCATTTTTGACAGCGGGATTTTGAATTCGACAATACCGGAACTGTGCGGTGCGATGGTCACCGGCTGATAGAACAGCACGAATTCGGAACAGGTCAGATAATAATTGTTCCAATCGAGATATTTTTTCAACAATACGGGGAAATCCGGGAACAAAGCCAGTTCTTCCGCTTTTTCCTCGGCCTGCGCAAGCACATTGCTGAAAATCAGGTCTTTATAGCGGCAGGCGGGTTTGAAAAAGTCCTCGGCTTTGAGCATGTAGCCGCTGCCGGTCAGCCAAGTCTGGGCGGCTCGGACCGTGGTCGGATTGGCGCCGCCTTCATAGGTCAGCGTGTCGACCGTGGCGGAAAACAGGTCCTGCGCGACCAGCTGCGCTTCATAGGTCACGAGGAATTCATGGGTGTTAAAGGGACGTTTGTCTTTGACGGAGTCAAGATAATCGTCCACCGCGGCGGGGTAGAGCACCAGCCGCGCATGATTGCGGTCCTGTGAGGCGAGGTTTTGATACCAGGCATTGATTTTTATGTAGTTGATCGCAGCGCCGGTCGTACGCAGTTTGGGCAGTGTGATCTTGCTGCGCAGTACGGGCGTCTCTTCGTAATTCAACGTGTCGCCGGTCGTTTCGCCGATTACATCGTAGCCCACACATCCGCATTTGAGCAGAGTCTCGTTCATAAAAGCATCGCGCTCCTTTATAAAATCAGGTTGCATTCCTATTTTACGCAGTGTTCTCCGAATTGGTGCGGACGCTGATCGGCGGGCAAAAAAATGCGCGGATTATGATTGTTGCATTCGCAAATATTGTGTAGTATAATGAGAATCTAAGTGCGGATTTCATGCGCTGATTCAGCGATTTTGAGAGGAGTCATGATCAATGGCGGAAACGAAAAAACGGTCTTGTGACAGGCATGACGGGAGGCGGATTAAGGATCTGGACGGCGTGCATTACATAATGCCCCATCTGATGCCCAACCGCTGTGACGCCGAAGTGTATATTCAGGAAAAATTCGATGTCACGGAGCTGTTAAAATTCGTCGCCGCCAAAAACGGTCCCGATGCACCTTATAAGACAACGGCATTCCACGTCTTTGCCGCCGCTGTCGCCAAGACGGTCATCCACCGCCCGCTGCTCAACCGTTTTATTGCCAATAAACACATCTATGAACGCGAGAAGGTCTCTCTCTCGTTTATGGCCAAACGCACTTTCGAAGATCATTCCGAAGAGGTTTTGGTCAAGGCTATCGCCGACGGCGAAACGGTATTATCCGATATCAGCAAAAGCGTTGTCGGTGACGTTACGAAACTACGCAAGGGCGGTTCCAACGACATGGGCGACGCGCTCGACTTTTTTAAGAAACTGCCGCGCTGCGTAATGTCATTGATTATGGTATTTTTCCGGATGATGGACAGGCACGACTGGATGCCCAATTCCCTCAAGGACGGCGATACCAATTATTCGACTGTATTGCTGTCCAATCTCGGCAGTATCAAGTGCGGTGCAACTTATCACCACCTCAATAACTACGGCACCAATTCCATTGTCGCCACCATCGGTGTGATCCATAAAGAGCCTGTCTATCATGACGACGGCAGTTTTGAGATCCGCGACGTCGTGGAAATCGGCATCACTTTGGACGAACGCATTGCCGACGGCTTTTATTTTGCAAAATCGGTAAAGCTTCTCAAATACATTCTCGCTCATCCGGAAATGTTGGATAAGCCATTCAAGGAGGAAGTAGATTATGACGTTTGATGCACCGAACATCCCCGCACCGTGGCTGTCGTCTTACGGCAATGTCCCCGCGCATTTGGATTACCCGGATATCTCGATGTTTGATTTTCTCGAGAAAACCGCTAATAAATATCCGGATTATTATGCCTATGATTTTATGGGCACGAAGGTCACCTATAAAAAATTTGTCGCCGATATTCTCGACTGCGCCAAGGCCTTCAGAGCCATAGGCATCAAAGAGGGCGACCGCGTGACCATCTGCATGCCTAATACCCCGCAGGCCGTCACGGCGTTTTATGCGCTCAATGTGATCGGCGCGCTTTCCAACATGATTCACCCGCTGTCGGCAGAGGGCGAAATCATATTCTATCTCAACTTTTCAAAGAGCGTTGCAGTTTTGACCCTTGACGCGTTTTACAACAAAATCGCAAACATCCGGCCCCAGCTGACCACCCTGAAGCATGTGATTATCGCCACGATTGCCGAGGAATTGAATCCGATTCTGAAAATCGGCTTTATGCTGACCAAGGGCCGCAAAATCCCACCCATCCCCGCCGATGCCGACATCATCCGATATAAGGATTTTATGGCTGCGGGTAGAAAATACACCGGAAATTACCGTGTGGCCAAAAAGGGAATGGATCCGGCGGTCATTTTGTACAGCGGCGGTACAACCGGCACGACCAAAGGCATTTTGCTGTCGAACCTCTGCTTTAACGCCCTGTCAATGCAGACCTTTTCGGCGGGCGACTGCATCGATCCCGGCAGTTCGATGCTCGCCGTCATGCCCGTGTTTCACGGTTTCGGACTCGGTGTCTGTATTCATACCGCGCTTACGAACGCTTTGAAGTGTATCCTGGTTCCGCAGTTTAATGCTCAGACCTATGCACAGTTATTGAAAAAACAACAGCCGAATGTCATCGCCGGCGTTCCGACCCTGTTTGAAGCGCTTTTGCGCAACAAGAACATGGACGGCGTGGACCTGTCCTGCCTTAAGGGCATTTTCTCGGGCGGCGATTCGCTGTCGATCGAATTGAAGAAAAAAGTCGATAAATTCCTGCGTGACCACGGCTCCAAGGAGCAGGTGCGTGAGGGTTACGGTCTGACCGAGTGCGTCACGGCCAGCTGCCTGACGCCGCGCGGCTTCTTTAAAGAGGGCAGCATCGGCGTGCCGTTCCCTGATACTTATTACAAGATCGTCAAACCCGGTACCAAGGTGACCGCGCCTTACGGCGAGGAGGGCGAGATTTGCATCAGCGGCCCGTCAGTCATGATCGAATACCTTGACAACCCCGCCGAGACCGCCGACTGCCTGCAGATTCACGAAGACGGACGGAAATGGCTGCATACCGGCGATTTGGGCGCGATGGATGCGGAGGGCTTTGTCTATTACCGCCAGCGGCTGAAGAGAATGATTATCTCGTCCGGCTATTCGATTTACCCGTCGCAGCTTGAAAACATCATCGACGCGCATGAATATGTGCTGATGTCGACGGTTATTGGTGTGCCCGACCCATATAAGGTACAAAAGGTCAAGGCGTTTGTTGTGCTGAAGCCGGGCTACGAGCCGACCGATGAGGTTAAGTCCGAGATTTACAACCATTGCGTAAAAAACATCGCCAAATACGCGCTGCCGTATGAGATCGAATACCGCAAGTCGCTGCCGCAGACCCTGGTCGGCAAAGTGGCCTACACGGTGCTCGAAAAGGAAGAGGCCGAAAAACTGGCCGCCGCTTCGGCAAATTGAGAAGATTTGAAGAATTTAAAGGCCGCCCGAAGCGGGCGGCCTTTTCGCGCTTGTATAGGGCAGAAAAAAGCGATATAATAATAGTATAGATTGTTTGTGTATGAAAGGGAGACGTTATGGAATACAATGCGCTGACAGCGCGGTATAAAGCGCTGAAAGAGAAGGTCACCGAGCGGAAAGAGGCGTTTGAACGGCTGATGGAATTCGTCGAGCAGGAGACGGCATTTTTGACCGCACCGGCCTCGATGCGGTTTCATATGAGCAAGGACTGCGGGTTGTTGGAGCACAGCGTCAACGTCGCCGAGACCCTGTTGAAAATTAAAGCCGTGCTGGCACCCGAGCTTTCGGACGAGAGCTGTGTGATTGTGGCGCTGCTGCACGACCTCGGCAAGGCCGGTATCCCCGGCCAACCGCAGTATCTTGAAAACGAACCGACCGAAAAACAGAAACGGTACGGCTACGGCCCGTCGGTACCCTACCGGTTCAACAATGATCTGACTTATTTAAGCGTGCCGGTACGCAGTATCTGGCTGGCGCTGCCCTATCTGCCGCTGACTCAGGAGGAGACGCAGGCCATCGTCTATCACGACGGGCAGTATGTGGAGGACAACCGCAGTGTCGCAAAGCACGAAAAGCCGCTGACATTGTTATTACAATATGCCGACAACTGGTGCGGATTTGTGACCGAGACGGAGCAGGAGACGGAATAAACGGATTGCTGCAGTAAAAAAGATGAACAAAACATGATCGGCATCATGCGGTGTATATTTATTCGTAAAAATTCGTAAAGCGGCAAATTGTTGTTGCAAAAAAGACGGTGGTTTGTTATAATGAGGTATGTGATAAAAAGGGAATGAATTTTTTCCCGAATTATCACATATTTTGTTTTCCGGGGCAGATGGAAAGGATTATTTCGACCCTGACAAATGCGAAAGGATGGAAAAGCGTATGGAAAAACTGCAGCAGATTTATGAGGGTAAGGCCAAAAAGGTCTTCGCCACCGACGACCCGAACCTGTGCATCGTCGATTATAAAGACGACGCGACCGCTTTTAACGGTCAGAAAAAGGGCACCATCGTCGGCAAGGGCGTCGTCAACAATACGATGTCCGATTATCTGTTCCAACTGCTCGAAAAAAACGGTATTCCCACCCATTTCGTCAAACAGCTGTCTCCCCGCGAAACCCTTGTGAAAAAAGTCAAGATCGTCCCGCTCGAGGTCATCATCCGCAACAAGGCCGCCGGGAGTATGGCTAAACGGCTCGGGCTCGAGGAGGGCATGGAACTCAACTGCCCGGTGCTCGAATTTTCCTATAAAGACGACGCGCTCGGCGACCCGATGGTCAACGAATATCACGTTCTGGCTGCCGGGTTCGCAACAAAAGAAGATATTGACACCATCACCAAGATGGCTTTTAAGGTCAACGACGTGCTGAAGGCGTTTTTTGCCGAGGTCGGCGTTGAACTGATCGACTTTAAACTTGAATTCGGGCGCTATGGCGATGAAATTATTCTCGCCGATGAGATCTCGCCCGACACCTGCCGCTTCTGGGATATCAAAACCCATGAAAAACTCGATAAGGACCGCTTCCGCCGCGACATGGGCGGCGTCGAAGAGGCCTATGCCGAGATGATGAAGCGTCTTGGACTGAATTGACGACCATGGAAGAGTATCAATCTTACGAATCTCCGCTGCAGGGCAGATATGCCTCGCGGGAAATGAAATATCTGTTTTCCGCCGAGAAAAAATTTACGACTTGGCGCACGCTTTGGATTGCCTTGGCGGAATCCGAAGCGGAACTCGGCCTGCCGATTACCAAAGAGCAGATCGACGAATTGAAAGCCCATGAAAAAGACGTCAATTACGCCGATGCCGAGGCCCGCGAAAAGGAGGTCCGGCACGACGTGATGGCGCATGTGTGGGCCTTCGGAAAGCAATGCCCCAAAGCCGCGCCGATTATCCATTTGGGCGCGACCTCGTGTTATGTCGGCGACAACACCGACATCATCATCATGCGCGACGCGTTGGTTTTGCTGCGTGCAAAACTGGTCGATGCGATTCGCATTTTAGCCGGATTTGCCGAACAATATAAAGAGATGCCCACACTGGCATTCACCCATTTCCAGCCCGCACAGCCGACCACCGTTGGGAAACGCGCCACGTTATGGATGAACGAACTGGTGATGGACTTGACCGATTTGGAATTTGTGCTGTTGACTTTATATCCGCGCGGGGTCAAGGGCACGACCGGCACTCAGGCCAGCTTTTTGGAACTTTTCGAGGGCGACGATGCGAAATGCCGCCGTCTCGACGATATGATCGCCAAAAAACTGGGCTTTGAAAAGAGTGTTCCGGTGTCGGGGCAGACCTATTCGCGCAAAACCGACAGCCGCGTGCTAAATGTGCTTTCGGGTATCGCTCAAACTGCCGCGAAGTTCTCCAACGACATCCGGCTGTTACAGCATTTAAAAGAGATCGAGGAGCCGTTTGAAAAGAATCAGATCGGCTCGTCGGCGATGGCCTATAAGCGCAACCCGATGCGCAGCGAGCGCATGGCGTCTCTGGCGCGGTTTGTCGAGGTCAACACCTTGAATCCGGCTTTGACCGCCTCGGCGCAGTGGTTTGAGCGCACGCTTGACGACTCGGCTAATCGCCGTCTTGCGATTTCTGAGTGCTTTTTAGCGGCGGATGCGATTTTGGAACTGCTGCGCAATGTATCCGACGGGCTGGTGGTCTATCCGAAGGTTATCGCGGCGCGGCTCGAGGCCGAACTGCCGTTCATGGCGACCGAGACGATTTTGATGGACGCCGTCAAGCGCGGCGGAAACCGTCAGGAACTGCACGAGCGCATCCGCGTCCACTCGATGGCTGCCGCGAAAGCGGTTAAGGAGGAGGGCGCGAAAAATGATCTATTGGAACGCATCGCAGCCGACCCCGTATTCGGCCTGACCGCAGAGGAACTCATCAAACTATGTAAACCCGAGAAATTCACCGGACGCAGCGCACATCAGGTGACCGAATATTTGAATGAAGTCATCAAGCCGCTGCTTGAGAAATATCAAAGCGTTCGTATTGCGGATGCCGAAATCACACTTTAGGAAGGTATTATTATGATTAAAGCGATAGTTGGTTCCTGCTGGGGCGATGAGGGCAAGGGAAAAATCACCGATTTGATGGCCGCCGATTCCGACGTTGTCATCCGCTTTCAAGGCGGCAGCAACGCCGGTCACACCATCATCAACAATTATGGTAAGTTTGCGCTGCACCAGCTGCCTTCCGGCGTATTTTACGACCACATAACCAATATCATCGGCAACGGCGTGGCGTTGAATCCCGAAAAGCTGATCAAGGAACTCGGTGAGCTGAAAAGCCGCAATGTGCCTGCGCCGAAGCTGCTGGTCTCCGACCGCACGCAGGTGCTGATGCCCTATCATATCCTGTTTGACGAGTGTGAAGAAGCCCGGTTGGCCGGAAAACAATTCGGCTCGACCAAGAGCGGCATCGCGCCGTTTTATTCCGATAAATACGCCAAAATCGGCATTCAGATCAGTGAACTTTACGACGATGAGAAATCCCTGCGCGAAAAACTCGACGGGATTTTGGCACAGAAAAACGCCATTCTGACCGGCCTTTACGGACAGGAGCCGCTCGACGGCGACGTGATGTTTGCAAAACTGATCGAATACCGCGAGATGCTGCGTCCGTATGTCGCCGATACCTTTGAATTTTTATGCGACGCACGTGCTGCGGGTAAGACGATTCTGCTCGAGGGGCAGCTCGGCGCGCTCAAAGATCCCGATTTCGGCATCTATCCGATGGTGACCTCATCTAATACAATTGCCGGATATGGTACGGTCGGTGCGGGTGTGCCGCCGTATGAGATTCAAGAAATCGTTGCGGTCGTCAAGGCCTATTCCAGTGCGGTCGGTGCGGGTGAGTTCGTCAGCGAGCTGTTCGGCGACGAGGCGGAGGAACTGCGGCACAGAGGCGGCGACGCCGGGGAATACGGCGCGACCACCGGCAGACCCCGCCGGGTTGGCTGGCTCGACCTTGTGGCTTCAAAATACGGCTGTAAGCTACAAGGCGCAACCAAAATCGCCTTTACAGTGTTGGATGTACTGGGGTATCTGGATGAATTAAAAGTGTGCGTCGGCTATGAAATTGACGGTAAGGTAACCGATAAATTTCCGACTACCGTCAAGCTCAAATATGCCAAACCGGTCTATGAGACGCTGCCCGGTTGGAAATGTGAAATCAAGGGTATTCGCAATTACCGTGACCTGCCCGAAGCCTGCAAAAAATATATCGAGTTCGCCGAGGAATATATCGGCATCCACATCGGCATGATCTCCAACGGCCCGTCGAGAAACGACATTATTCTGCGGTAATAAAAAACGACCCCTTTTTAAAGGGGTCGTTTTGTTTTATTGATTGTCAAATGGTATTTAGGTGTAATATTACCTATTATAACAAAGATCGAATATAAAACAGACAGGAGATTTCTATGACAGACAAAAGACGGGAAATACGCGCGTCGCTTTCGGCGATGGAAGAAAAGCGGAACAAAGAGGCGGAATCTTTGACAGATTCGTGTCTTGTGACCGATTATCAGACGCTGACGACGGCGGTTTTGCAGGGGCTTTGTTGGACAAAAGCGCTTGAAAAAGCGCTGGAAGAACATGCGGCGGTCGTGATTCCGGCATCGGATACGACGTATTACCTTGACAGGTCGGTCGCCATTCCCTCGCATCGGAAAATCGTCGCTTACGGGGCGACTGTCAGTTTGCTGCCCGAAACCGACGTACTGATGTTTCGCAACGAACACGTCACCGACGGTGCATTGGCACCCGAAGGAATGCCCGAAGATGAGGATATTTCTTTTTTGGGCGGCACCTATGTCGAATGCCGCACCAAACGCGGGGGCTGCGGAGCGACGGGCAAATATGACGAGGCACACAGTAAATACGGCGTCTCCACCTGCTTTTTGTTTTCGGGCGTCCGTGGATTTACGCTGAAAGATGTCACGTTCTCGCATACAGCGGGGTTTGCATTGCAGGCGGGGAATCTTCAGGATGCTGTTTTTGAAAATATCGCGTTCGAGTCCTGCTATGCGGACGGGCTGCATATCAACGGCAATTCCGAAAATGTCGTCTGCCGAAACATTCGCGGGCAGGTGGGTGACGATCTGGTTGCGCTGAACGCGTTCGACTGGGATAACTCATCGATCAACTTCGGGCCGATTAAAAATGTACTGTGCGAACATCTCGATTTATACCGCGACAGTAATTATAAAGCGCTGCGGATTCTGCCCGGTATTTATTATTACGGTGACGGGTCTTTCGTCGACTGCGCAACCGAGAACATCTTGTTTTCGGATGTCCGAGGAATTAAAAATTTCAAACTGTATTTGCAGACACGCTCGTATCCGGTGGACGGGAAACCGTCTTTGACCGGAATCGGCACGGGAGATCATATTTATTTCGAGAACATCGACGCCGATCTGGATTCGCCTATTGACGGACTGCCGAATTACAGGGCTTCCGATCCGCTGACGGGCTGGATTGCCCTTTTCGAGATCGGCGCGGATATCGGCGGCATCTTGTTGGAAAACATCAATTTGACGGTTCACCCCGAATACCCCTCGTCTGCGGTGCTGCTGGTCGGGCCGAAGTCCTCCGTTCAAAACGGTAATGAGGTATTCGACCCATACGTCCGCTGTACGCTTGGCGAGTTGGTGCTGCACAATGTAAAAGTCAACGGAACGCCGATTACAACTCCGGATTCCATCTATCTGCATGAAGTACGTTTTGACCGTCTGTACAACAGCCCGCTGGCATCTGGAGCGGGAAAACTGGGAAAAGTGACTGTCGAATAAAAAGTGCGGTTTCGTAGGGAGCGACGCCCCTGTCGCTCCGGAGAATGCGGGTGGTTCATCAATAAAATCATAAATGACGGCTTCTCTTGTGAAAGGAAAGCCGTTTTTTGATTGTCCCGGTGCTGCTACAGGGCGGATTGACAAAGATAGAAAACGGAGGTATAATTTCCCACAAGGAATTAACGGAGGGAAAGAATATGAAAAAACTCATCAGTGTTTTATTGATTTGCGTTTTATTGGCCGGTGGTTTTTGGATTTACAGCAGACTTAATCGAACTGAACTTCCGGCGCGGGGTGTTTGGGCCGAACGGACATATACGAATAAAGAAGCAAACATTCAACTGACGGTTCCGGAGGAATATGATATTGGAACGGATGAAAAAATCATCGATACATACGGATTTTCCGAAGATTACTTTGAAGATGTGAAAAATAAACACAATTGTTTGGATGTTTTTGTGCAAGACACAACTTCGGGAAGTTATTCAAGAATGTATATTGAGTATTACCTCGGTCAAGATAAAAAGATCGACGCCGAGCAAACCTTGGAATTTTATAAAGCCCGAAATACAAAATATACATACTATCTCGACGGAAGTCCGGATCTCAACAGAATATACGGAGAAAATTTTGAACTGACACTTTGCGGTCAGACATACATCTGTTGCAGCTTTACGCTTGAGGGAATAGAAGAGTTTTATCAAATAGTCTGCTATCGGATCACTTCGACAAATGCGACAGTGTTGATCGATATCCGTGGCAAAAGCGAAGAAAGGGTAAACGCTTATCTGACATTTTTCGATACTGCAAGCGTGAAGTAAGTGATTTTATTTGAATTCAACATACATAGTTTTAAGGAGGCAGGGACATGAAGAAACTCGTTTGCGGCATTTTGGCTTTTGCGTTACTGGCGATCGGCGTTTTGGGCTGTGCCAAGAAAGAGACAGTTCCGGCGCGTGGCGTTTGGGATGGACATACTTATACCAACACCGAGGCGGGTATTCGGCTGACGGTACCCGAAGGGTATCATATTGACACCGATGAAGAGATTATCGCTTGGGGCAATTTTGCCGACGATTATTTTAATAATGTAAAAAGCAAAGAGGAATATACTGATATTTTGATTTCAGATGATCATTCGATGATGTTCATCAATTATAAAATTATGGACGAAAATTTGGCCGCTGAACAGTATATCAATCTTTTAAAAGCGCAAAGCAAAACGCAGCATTATGATGGTGCAGATTGGAATATTATATATGGAGACACGGTTGAAAAGGTTCTCTGCGGGCAGGGATATACTTATTACAGTTTTACTTTAGAAGGTG includes these proteins:
- the rpsU gene encoding 30S ribosomal protein S21 codes for the protein MAEVHVKNESIDNALKKFKRQCARDGVLAEVRKREHYEKPSVKRKKKAEAARKRKYY
- a CDS encoding MATE family efflux transporter, which encodes MHLIKSKHFYRNMLLIAVPIALQNLISFATGMMDTIMLGLAENGESMLSAASLGGQPMFILYVLGFGMSGGASVLVAQYWGKRDMESIRRIFAMMIKFAAVVSVLFAVLSLSIPRQIMLLYSDNPEIVGMGAQYLGIMGFACLTFDVSSMLICLFRAVESVKISVGINLVSFALNVFLNWVLIFGNLGFPALGIRGAAIATLIARVSEFVIIMIYLFCFDKKLGFKLRDLKLFDKLLAKDLIHYGTPVLLNEGLWAIGISVQASIMGHIDYAEGDPVAANSIASMLQQLACLVIFGIANAAAVITGRTIGEEDHKKAREQATTFRLLSYGIGAVSFAMIFFMRDLAVGFYNIDEATKELARQMITVIAVITFFVSIVGICLIGILRGGGDTRFCMYLEIGALWFLGVPLGYLAAAVLRLPVPFVLAAMKVDEPTKAFACIFRVRSGKWLRTVTR
- a CDS encoding DUF3298 domain-containing protein, whose product is MNETLLKCGCVGYDVIGETTGDTLNYEETPVLRSKITLPKLRTTGAAINYIKINAWYQNLASQDRNHARLVLYPAAVDDYLDSVKDKRPFNTHEFLVTYEAQLVAQDLFSATVDTLTYEGGANPTTVRAAQTWLTGSGYMLKAEDFFKPACRYKDLIFSNVLAQAEEKAEELALFPDFPVLLKKYLDWNNYYLTCSEFVLFYQPVTIAPHSSGIVEFKIPLSKMRFCIRDCFLKQPNRCDDRDCCDNGVNPLNMPPLYR
- a CDS encoding 2-oxo acid dehydrogenase subunit E2, yielding MAETKKRSCDRHDGRRIKDLDGVHYIMPHLMPNRCDAEVYIQEKFDVTELLKFVAAKNGPDAPYKTTAFHVFAAAVAKTVIHRPLLNRFIANKHIYEREKVSLSFMAKRTFEDHSEEVLVKAIADGETVLSDISKSVVGDVTKLRKGGSNDMGDALDFFKKLPRCVMSLIMVFFRMMDRHDWMPNSLKDGDTNYSTVLLSNLGSIKCGATYHHLNNYGTNSIVATIGVIHKEPVYHDDGSFEIRDVVEIGITLDERIADGFYFAKSVKLLKYILAHPEMLDKPFKEEVDYDV
- a CDS encoding class I adenylate-forming enzyme family protein; translation: MTFDAPNIPAPWLSSYGNVPAHLDYPDISMFDFLEKTANKYPDYYAYDFMGTKVTYKKFVADILDCAKAFRAIGIKEGDRVTICMPNTPQAVTAFYALNVIGALSNMIHPLSAEGEIIFYLNFSKSVAVLTLDAFYNKIANIRPQLTTLKHVIIATIAEELNPILKIGFMLTKGRKIPPIPADADIIRYKDFMAAGRKYTGNYRVAKKGMDPAVILYSGGTTGTTKGILLSNLCFNALSMQTFSAGDCIDPGSSMLAVMPVFHGFGLGVCIHTALTNALKCILVPQFNAQTYAQLLKKQQPNVIAGVPTLFEALLRNKNMDGVDLSCLKGIFSGGDSLSIELKKKVDKFLRDHGSKEQVREGYGLTECVTASCLTPRGFFKEGSIGVPFPDTYYKIVKPGTKVTAPYGEEGEICISGPSVMIEYLDNPAETADCLQIHEDGRKWLHTGDLGAMDAEGFVYYRQRLKRMIISSGYSIYPSQLENIIDAHEYVLMSTVIGVPDPYKVQKVKAFVVLKPGYEPTDEVKSEIYNHCVKNIAKYALPYEIEYRKSLPQTLVGKVAYTVLEKEEAEKLAAASAN
- a CDS encoding HD domain-containing protein, with translation MEYNALTARYKALKEKVTERKEAFERLMEFVEQETAFLTAPASMRFHMSKDCGLLEHSVNVAETLLKIKAVLAPELSDESCVIVALLHDLGKAGIPGQPQYLENEPTEKQKRYGYGPSVPYRFNNDLTYLSVPVRSIWLALPYLPLTQEETQAIVYHDGQYVEDNRSVAKHEKPLTLLLQYADNWCGFVTETEQETE
- a CDS encoding phosphoribosylaminoimidazolesuccinocarboxamide synthase, with the protein product MEKLQQIYEGKAKKVFATDDPNLCIVDYKDDATAFNGQKKGTIVGKGVVNNTMSDYLFQLLEKNGIPTHFVKQLSPRETLVKKVKIVPLEVIIRNKAAGSMAKRLGLEEGMELNCPVLEFSYKDDALGDPMVNEYHVLAAGFATKEDIDTITKMAFKVNDVLKAFFAEVGVELIDFKLEFGRYGDEIILADEISPDTCRFWDIKTHEKLDKDRFRRDMGGVEEAYAEMMKRLGLN
- the purB gene encoding adenylosuccinate lyase, with amino-acid sequence MEEYQSYESPLQGRYASREMKYLFSAEKKFTTWRTLWIALAESEAELGLPITKEQIDELKAHEKDVNYADAEAREKEVRHDVMAHVWAFGKQCPKAAPIIHLGATSCYVGDNTDIIIMRDALVLLRAKLVDAIRILAGFAEQYKEMPTLAFTHFQPAQPTTVGKRATLWMNELVMDLTDLEFVLLTLYPRGVKGTTGTQASFLELFEGDDAKCRRLDDMIAKKLGFEKSVPVSGQTYSRKTDSRVLNVLSGIAQTAAKFSNDIRLLQHLKEIEEPFEKNQIGSSAMAYKRNPMRSERMASLARFVEVNTLNPALTASAQWFERTLDDSANRRLAISECFLAADAILELLRNVSDGLVVYPKVIAARLEAELPFMATETILMDAVKRGGNRQELHERIRVHSMAAAKAVKEEGAKNDLLERIAADPVFGLTAEELIKLCKPEKFTGRSAHQVTEYLNEVIKPLLEKYQSVRIADAEITL